One region of Micromonospora ureilytica genomic DNA includes:
- a CDS encoding LysR family transcriptional regulator ArgP, with protein sequence MHGLDSTQLRTLAAVVAEGSFDAAAQLLHVTPSAVSQRIKALEETVGQVLVRRARPCVATDAGRPLLRLAGQLALLEREALADARGPLAGGGLIRVAVVVNADSLATWFPAALARLPQRAGLSFDLRQDDQDHTAELLRDGSVTAAVTAQREAVQGCRVLRLGVMRYRALATPEFAASHLGEGFTASALAGAPLLVFDRKDRVQHRFIRAVTGRPLDPPVHYVPSVPAFSAAIRLGLGWGLVPEQIAGDDLAAGRCVDLAPGRHLDVPLYWQHWRLESDVLNALTAAVRAVATETLR encoded by the coding sequence ATGCATGGTCTTGACTCGACGCAGCTGCGGACGCTCGCGGCGGTGGTGGCGGAGGGCAGCTTCGACGCGGCAGCCCAGCTGCTGCACGTCACACCGTCGGCGGTGAGCCAACGGATCAAGGCGTTGGAGGAGACAGTCGGCCAGGTGCTGGTCCGCCGCGCCCGACCGTGCGTGGCAACCGACGCGGGCCGCCCGCTGCTGCGCCTGGCCGGCCAGCTGGCGCTGCTCGAACGGGAGGCGCTGGCCGATGCTCGCGGCCCGCTGGCCGGCGGTGGCCTGATCCGGGTCGCCGTGGTGGTCAACGCGGACTCGCTGGCCACCTGGTTCCCCGCCGCGCTGGCCCGGTTGCCGCAGCGGGCCGGGCTCTCGTTCGACCTGAGGCAGGACGATCAGGATCACACAGCCGAGTTGCTCCGCGACGGTTCGGTGACAGCGGCGGTCACCGCCCAGCGGGAGGCCGTGCAGGGCTGCCGGGTGCTGCGGCTCGGAGTAATGCGCTATCGCGCGCTCGCCACGCCGGAGTTCGCGGCGTCCCACTTGGGTGAGGGATTCACCGCGTCCGCGCTGGCGGGCGCGCCGCTGCTCGTCTTCGACCGGAAGGACCGGGTGCAACACCGGTTCATCCGGGCGGTGACGGGCCGGCCGCTCGACCCGCCGGTGCACTACGTGCCGTCGGTGCCGGCGTTCAGTGCGGCGATCCGGCTCGGGTTGGGCTGGGGCCTGGTGCCGGAACAGATCGCCGGGGATGACCTGGCCGCCGGTCGCTGTGTCGACCTCGCGCCGGGTCGCCACCTGGACGTCCCGCTGTACTGGCAGCACTGGCGGCTGGAGTCCGACGTGCTGAACGCCCTGACCGCCGCCGTCCGCGCGGTTGCCACCGAAACCCTGCGCTGA
- a CDS encoding DoxX family protein yields MAPLIALIVGTALARLAGLAGISALDDWIGALRVGLAVMFALTAVAHFAGQRRADLIAMVPPRLPRPDLLVTVTGALELIGAVGLLVPATARVAAAGLGLLMLVMFPANVSAARRRLTLAGRPVTPLAQRTLLQIVFVATAAAISFGP; encoded by the coding sequence ATGGCACCCCTGATCGCCTTGATCGTCGGCACCGCGCTGGCCCGACTGGCCGGCCTGGCCGGCATCTCCGCACTGGACGACTGGATTGGCGCGCTGCGCGTCGGGCTGGCCGTGATGTTCGCGCTGACCGCCGTCGCGCACTTCGCCGGCCAGCGCCGTGCCGACCTGATCGCGATGGTTCCACCCCGCCTGCCCCGGCCGGACCTGCTGGTCACCGTCACCGGCGCACTGGAACTGATCGGCGCGGTCGGCCTGCTGGTGCCGGCGACCGCCCGGGTGGCGGCAGCCGGGCTCGGCCTGCTCATGCTCGTCATGTTCCCGGCCAACGTCTCAGCCGCCCGCCGGAGGCTGACCCTCGCCGGACGTCCGGTGACCCCACTGGCGCAGCGGACGCTCCTCCAGATCGTGTTCGTGGCCACTGCTGCGGCAATTTCGTTTGGCCCCTGA
- a CDS encoding acetyl/propionyl/methylcrotonyl-CoA carboxylase subunit alpha yields MRKVLIANRGEIAVRVIRACRDAGLGSVAVYADSDRDALHATLADEAYALGGDSATETYLRIDKLLDVAARAGADAVHPGYGFLSENADFAQAVTDAGLTWIGPTPQAIRDLGDKVTARHIAQRAGAPLVPGTPDPVASPDEVMAFAVDHGLPVAIKAAFGGGGRGLKVARTMEEIPQLFESATREAVAAFGRGECFVERYLDQPRHVEAQVLADQHGNVIVVGTRDCSLQRRHQKLVEEAPAPFLTDAQRAQIHASAKAICREAGYHGAGTVEYLVGVDGTISFLEVNTRLQVEHPVTEETAGIDLVREQFRIADGEKLRITEDPTPRGHAIEFRINGEDPGRNFLPAPGTVTALRLPTGPGVRVDTGISAGDVIGGNFDSLLAKVIITGETRTEALERARRALDEMVLDGMATALPFHRLVVRDEAFTAEPFTVHTRWIETEFHNTVPPFTAAAGAAEAPAGRDTVVVEVGGKRLEVSLPAGFGGSTTTAAPASRKPTRRGGGAKAGAPVGGDALTSPMQGTIVKVAVADGDTVAEGDLVVVLEAMKMEQPLHAHKAGTVSGLSAEVGAVITAGAPICTIA; encoded by the coding sequence GTGCGCAAGGTACTCATCGCCAACCGCGGCGAGATCGCCGTCCGGGTGATCCGCGCGTGCCGCGACGCTGGCCTGGGCAGCGTCGCCGTGTACGCGGACTCCGACCGCGACGCCCTGCACGCCACCCTCGCGGACGAGGCGTACGCGCTCGGCGGGGACAGCGCGACCGAGACCTACCTGCGCATCGACAAGCTGCTCGACGTCGCCGCTCGGGCCGGCGCCGACGCCGTACACCCGGGTTATGGCTTTCTCAGCGAGAACGCCGACTTCGCCCAGGCCGTCACGGACGCCGGGCTGACCTGGATCGGCCCCACCCCGCAGGCGATCCGCGACCTGGGCGACAAGGTCACCGCCCGGCACATCGCCCAGCGGGCCGGCGCGCCGCTGGTCCCCGGCACCCCCGACCCGGTGGCCAGCCCCGACGAGGTGATGGCGTTCGCCGTCGACCACGGCCTGCCGGTGGCCATCAAGGCCGCCTTCGGTGGCGGCGGGCGCGGCCTCAAGGTCGCCCGCACGATGGAGGAGATCCCCCAGCTGTTCGAGTCGGCCACCCGCGAGGCGGTCGCGGCGTTCGGTCGGGGCGAGTGCTTCGTCGAGCGGTACCTGGACCAGCCCCGGCACGTCGAGGCGCAGGTCCTCGCCGACCAGCACGGCAACGTGATCGTGGTGGGCACCCGGGACTGCTCGTTGCAGCGACGCCACCAGAAGCTCGTCGAGGAGGCGCCCGCGCCGTTCCTCACCGACGCCCAGCGCGCGCAGATCCACGCGAGCGCGAAGGCGATCTGCCGCGAAGCCGGCTACCACGGCGCCGGCACTGTGGAATACCTGGTCGGCGTCGACGGCACCATCTCCTTCCTGGAGGTCAACACCCGACTCCAGGTCGAGCACCCGGTCACCGAGGAGACCGCAGGCATCGACCTGGTCCGCGAGCAGTTCCGGATCGCCGACGGCGAGAAGCTGCGGATCACCGAGGACCCGACGCCGCGCGGGCACGCGATCGAGTTCCGGATCAACGGCGAGGACCCGGGCCGCAACTTCCTGCCCGCCCCGGGCACGGTCACCGCGCTGCGCCTACCCACCGGGCCGGGTGTGCGGGTCGACACCGGCATCTCGGCCGGTGACGTGATCGGCGGCAACTTCGACTCACTGCTCGCCAAGGTGATCATCACGGGTGAGACGCGGACCGAGGCGCTGGAGCGCGCCCGCCGCGCCCTCGACGAGATGGTCCTCGACGGGATGGCGACCGCGCTGCCGTTCCACCGGCTCGTCGTGCGGGACGAGGCGTTCACCGCCGAGCCGTTCACAGTGCACACCCGGTGGATCGAAACCGAGTTCCACAACACCGTGCCGCCCTTCACCGCCGCCGCCGGCGCCGCCGAGGCACCGGCCGGGCGCGACACCGTCGTGGTCGAGGTGGGCGGCAAGCGCCTCGAGGTCAGCCTCCCCGCCGGCTTCGGCGGGAGTACGACCACCGCGGCACCCGCCTCTCGCAAGCCGACCCGGCGCGGCGGCGGCGCCAAGGCCGGCGCACCGGTCGGCGGCGACGCGCTCACCTCGCCGATGCAGGGCACCATCGTCAAGGTCGCCGTGGCGGACGGCGACACCGTGGCCGAGGGTGACCTGGTCGTGGTGTTGGAGGCGATGAAGATGGAGCAGCCGCTGCACGCGCACAAGGCGGGCACTGTCAGCGGTCTCAGCGCCGAGGTCGGTGCCGTGATCACCGCTGGCGCCCCCATCTGCACCATCGCCTGA
- a CDS encoding MarR family winged helix-turn-helix transcriptional regulator: MELVTLQDVPLGRLLLVAGHLVEQRWNRYLAEEHGLTHAGMVTLMTLARHGELPHRAVAEKGFVRPATLTGIVDTLERDGLVERQRDDSDRRSIRLAITPAGRERVAALNAMIHSGRPITSVDADPVKAQVIREFLLEVIGSGDDPRMTGRPTETKDPAC; the protein is encoded by the coding sequence GTGGAACTCGTGACCCTCCAGGACGTGCCACTCGGCCGGCTGTTGTTGGTGGCCGGGCACCTCGTCGAACAGCGGTGGAACCGCTATCTCGCCGAGGAGCACGGCCTCACCCATGCCGGCATGGTGACCCTGATGACGCTCGCCCGACACGGCGAACTGCCGCACCGGGCGGTCGCAGAGAAGGGGTTCGTCCGCCCGGCGACCCTGACCGGCATCGTCGACACGCTCGAGCGCGACGGTCTGGTCGAGCGGCAGCGCGACGACAGCGACCGGCGCAGCATCCGACTCGCCATCACCCCCGCCGGTCGGGAGCGGGTGGCGGCACTCAACGCCATGATCCACTCCGGGCGCCCCATCACCTCGGTCGACGCCGACCCGGTGAAGGCCCAGGTGATCCGGGAGTTCCTGCTTGAGGTCATCGGCAGCGGAGACGACCCGCGGATGACCGGACGCCCTACCGAAACGAAGGACCCGGCGTGCTGA
- a CDS encoding LysE/ArgO family amino acid transporter, protein MLTSAVAGFSIAIALIVAIGAQNAFVLRQGLRREHVVPVVLACAASDALLIMAGVAGFGSLVTDRPGLLVAIRWGGAAFLLCYAGLAARRALRPGALLPTDRPPTTLGATLLACAALTYLNPHVYLDTVLLLGGVAQQHSHRWVFGAGATLASAVWFTALGVGAQRLAPLLARAIAWRVLDAIIAVVMAGLAVALLAA, encoded by the coding sequence GTGCTCACCTCCGCCGTCGCCGGCTTCTCGATCGCCATCGCCCTCATCGTCGCCATCGGCGCCCAGAACGCCTTCGTCCTGCGACAGGGCCTCCGACGCGAGCACGTCGTACCCGTGGTGCTGGCCTGCGCCGCGTCGGACGCGCTGCTGATCATGGCGGGGGTGGCTGGGTTCGGTTCGCTGGTGACCGACCGACCGGGCCTCCTCGTGGCGATCCGCTGGGGCGGTGCGGCCTTCCTGCTCTGCTACGCGGGGCTCGCCGCCCGCCGCGCCCTGCGTCCCGGCGCCCTGCTGCCCACCGATCGGCCGCCGACAACGTTGGGAGCGACCCTGCTCGCCTGCGCCGCCCTCACCTACCTGAATCCCCACGTCTACCTGGACACCGTGCTGCTCCTCGGCGGCGTGGCCCAACAACACTCACATCGGTGGGTCTTCGGCGCTGGCGCCACCCTGGCCAGTGCGGTCTGGTTCACCGCGCTCGGCGTCGGCGCGCAGCGCCTCGCACCGCTGCTGGCCCGTGCCATCGCCTGGCGGGTGCTGGACGCGATCATCGCCGTCGTGATGGCCGGCCTCGCCGTGGCACTCCTGGCGGCATGA
- a CDS encoding TetR/AcrR family transcriptional regulator: MTDTRAYHHGDLRRALLAAALEAIEEVGPAALSLRDLARRAGVSHAAPAHHFGDKAGLLTALAAQGFDLLAQALTEAADDLLEAGVAYVDFAVTRRAYFEVMFRPELHRADDAELIAARGRAGAALRSGVAALPTGGAPADTDRDALAAWSIAHGFATLWLAGALPDRVGDNPREAARTVLRRLSPQPHPHPRP, encoded by the coding sequence ATGACCGACACGCGCGCCTACCACCACGGCGACCTGCGCCGCGCCCTGCTCGCCGCGGCGCTGGAGGCCATCGAGGAGGTTGGACCCGCCGCGCTGAGCCTGCGCGACCTGGCCCGTCGGGCCGGTGTCTCGCACGCCGCGCCCGCACACCACTTCGGCGACAAGGCGGGCCTGCTGACCGCACTCGCCGCGCAGGGCTTCGACCTGCTGGCCCAGGCGTTGACCGAGGCGGCTGACGACCTGTTGGAGGCCGGTGTCGCCTACGTCGACTTCGCCGTCACACGCCGCGCGTACTTCGAGGTGATGTTCCGGCCGGAACTCCACCGGGCCGACGACGCCGAGCTGATCGCTGCCCGGGGCCGGGCCGGCGCCGCGCTCCGGTCCGGGGTGGCGGCACTACCCACCGGCGGCGCACCCGCCGACACCGACCGGGACGCGCTCGCGGCCTGGTCGATCGCGCACGGCTTCGCCACCCTCTGGCTGGCCGGCGCCCTACCCGACCGAGTCGGCGACAACCCCCGCGAAGCAGCCCGCACCGTCCTACGCCGCCTATCACCCCAACCCCACCCCCACCCCCGCCCCTGA
- a CDS encoding GuaB1 family IMP dehydrogenase-related protein, with protein MRFLHGAAPAHDLTYTDVFMAPARSDLGSRLDVDLSTGDGTGTTIPLVVSNMTAVAGRRMAETVARRGAIAVIPQDIPIEVVANVVAWVKQRHLVYDTPITLGPTETVGDAIHLLPKRSHGAVIVVDDAGRPMGVVTEADTTGVDRFAQLRHVMSTELHTVPADADPRTGFDRLSAGRRRLAPVVDTEGRLVGVLTRQGALRATLYTPAVDDRGRLRIAAAVGINGDVTGKASALLEAGVDTLVVDTAHGHQARMISALQAVRKLDPGVPVAAGNVVTAEGVRDLVEAGADIIKVGVGPGAMCTTRMMTGVGRPQFSAVLDCAAAARQLGRHVWADGGVRHPRDVALALAAGASNVMIGSWFAGTYESPGDLYTDADGRRYKESFGMASARAVSARTADDSPYDRARKAVFEEGISSARMHLDPARPGVEDLIDEIIAGVRSAFTYAGARNLTQFHERAIVGVQSAAGFTEGMPLPTSW; from the coding sequence GTGCGGTTCCTTCACGGCGCGGCTCCCGCGCACGACCTGACCTATACCGACGTCTTCATGGCGCCGGCCCGCTCCGACCTTGGTTCCCGGCTCGACGTCGACCTCTCCACCGGCGACGGCACCGGCACCACCATTCCGCTGGTGGTGTCGAACATGACAGCGGTCGCCGGACGGCGGATGGCGGAGACGGTCGCCCGCCGGGGTGCCATCGCGGTGATCCCGCAGGACATTCCGATCGAGGTGGTGGCGAATGTCGTCGCCTGGGTCAAACAGCGCCACCTGGTTTACGACACGCCAATCACGCTGGGCCCGACCGAGACCGTGGGCGACGCCATCCACCTCCTGCCCAAGCGCTCGCACGGTGCGGTGATCGTGGTCGACGACGCCGGCCGGCCGATGGGCGTGGTCACCGAGGCGGACACCACGGGCGTGGACCGGTTCGCCCAGCTGCGTCACGTGATGTCCACCGAGCTGCACACCGTCCCGGCGGACGCGGATCCGCGCACCGGGTTCGACAGGCTCTCGGCGGGCCGTCGCCGACTCGCCCCGGTGGTCGACACCGAGGGCCGGCTGGTCGGGGTGCTGACCCGACAGGGCGCGTTGCGGGCCACCCTCTACACGCCGGCCGTGGACGACCGGGGCCGGCTGCGGATCGCGGCGGCCGTCGGCATCAACGGTGACGTGACCGGCAAGGCCTCGGCGTTGCTGGAGGCGGGCGTGGACACGTTGGTCGTGGACACCGCGCACGGCCACCAAGCGCGGATGATCTCCGCACTCCAGGCGGTCCGCAAGCTGGACCCGGGGGTGCCGGTGGCGGCCGGCAACGTGGTCACCGCCGAGGGCGTACGCGATTTGGTGGAGGCGGGGGCGGACATCATCAAGGTCGGCGTCGGACCCGGCGCGATGTGCACCACGCGGATGATGACCGGCGTGGGTCGGCCGCAGTTCTCCGCCGTACTCGACTGCGCGGCCGCCGCCCGCCAACTGGGCCGGCACGTGTGGGCCGACGGCGGGGTGCGGCACCCCCGGGACGTAGCGCTCGCGCTCGCCGCCGGCGCGTCGAACGTGATGATCGGCTCCTGGTTCGCCGGCACCTACGAGTCCCCCGGTGACCTGTACACCGACGCGGACGGCCGGCGGTACAAGGAGAGCTTCGGGATGGCCTCGGCTCGGGCGGTCAGCGCCCGAACCGCCGACGACAGCCCGTACGACCGGGCTCGCAAGGCGGTGTTCGAGGAGGGCATCTCCTCGGCCCGGATGCACCTGGACCCGGCCCGCCCCGGTGTCGAGGACCTGATCGACGAGATCATCGCCGGGGTACGAAGCGCCTTCACCTATGCCGGTGCACGAAACCTGACCCAGTTCCACGAGCGGGCGATCGTCGGCGTGCAGAGCGCCGCCGGCTTCACCGAAGGAATGCCCCTCCCCACCAGCTGGTAA